A region from the Cannabis sativa cultivar Pink pepper isolate KNU-18-1 chromosome 9, ASM2916894v1, whole genome shotgun sequence genome encodes:
- the LOC115722504 gene encoding uncharacterized protein LOC115722504 isoform X1, with protein sequence MYKSKLQELCQKNHWTLPTYTSTKQGLDHNPSFSATVVVNGQSFHTSASSKSSKEAQNDAARVAFNHFSPTDDPLLPPIPNASSFPQPYFLSSSIGAITDVETIHGVGLGQTFQQTPQEDDKTSSSVNPQTIGSTTFLVSQNKFRDVQHVYKSHLQMYTQKNKLIAPSYTSEREGPPHASRFKCRVTVDGKIFESPEFHSTLKEAEHAAAKVALMSLSPDVVQKDDATFHKNLLQELVQRKGLHLPTYSTERFGEPHCPVFVSTVEIEGKRFSGEKEKTKKLAETSAAKAAYIALKEGKSSVGLPILSSSQQVHEAQNLLSPCSKSNVSVNVTTDMRTNLSSTTIPVQAEDQTGQYNKIQIFYVYIPVCIPLEARHEIGVFLKKIGREVRGEFYMVNNNGMFDHVNNNINQQLEVMELGLGREFHISLGRTVFFNHNDSNHFHSLLPMLQHKLNHQTRYWIDFSKWEVFVNDQRTRTFLSLEVTSTGLAEIKKQIEAVNEVYKFHGLPEYYEDPQPHISLAWIMGDYSNFLKKVIQKEWRLFNGGSNKNCIFTSRFNGIACKIGNKTYQICKYEDM encoded by the exons aTGTACAAGTCGAAACTACAGGAATTATGCCAGAAGAACCATTGGACTCTTCCAACGTACACATCCACCAAGCAAGGCCTTGATCACAACCCAAGCTTCTCCGCTACTGTCGTTGTCAATGGCCAATCATTCCACACCTCCGCTTCTTCCAAATCCTCCAAAGAAGCCCAAAACGACGCTGCTAGGGTTGCCTTCAACCATTTCTCTCCCACCGATGATCCTCTGCTTCCTCCTATTCCCAACGCTTCCTCTTTCCCTCAACCCTACTTCCTCTCCTCCTCCATCG GTGCAATTACTGATGTAGAAACTATACATGGAGTTGGGCTAGGGCAGACCTTTCAGCAAACACCTCAGGAAGATGACAAAACATCATCGAGTGTCAATCCTCAAACCATTGGAAGTACAACATTTCTTGTCAGTCAAAATAAATTTAGAG ATGTGCAACATGTGTACAAGAGTCATCTGCAAATGTACACTCAGAAAAATAAGCTTATTGCTCCTTCATACACTTCTGAGCGGGAAGGTCCGCCACATGCTAGTCGATTTAAGTGTAGAGTAACAGTTGATGGAAAAATATTCGAGTCACCGGAATTTCACTCTACCTTAAAAGAGGCTGAACATGCAGCTGCAAAAGTTGCTTTGATGTCATTGTCTCCTGATGTGGTTCAAAAG GATGATGCTACCTTCCACAAGAATCTCTTGCAAGAACTGGTTCAGAGAAAAGGTCTCCATCTACCAACATATAGCACGGAAAGATTTGGTGAACCTCATTGCCCGGTTTTTGTTTCAACCGTTGAGATAGAAGGAAAGCGTTTCAGTGGAGAAAAAGAGAAAACGAAAAAGTTAGCTGAAACAAGTGCAGCGAAGGCTGCATACATTGCTTTGAAAGAGG GTAAATCGAGTGTGGGTCTTCCCATTCTGTCTTCTTCCCAACAAGTACATGAAGCTCAAAATCTATTATCTCCCTGCTCAAAATCTAATGTTTCAGTTAATGTCACGACTGATATGCGGACGAACTTAAGTTCCACTACAATCCCTGTGCAAGCTGAAGATCAGACAG GACAATACAACAAAATTCAAATCTTTTATGTATACATTCCAG TATGTATACCATTGGAAGCAAGGCATGAAATAGGTGTGTTTTTAAAGAAGATTGGAAGAGAAGTGAGAGGTGAATTTTACATGGTTAATAACAATGGTATGTTTGATCATgttaataacaatattaatcAACAATTAGAAGTAATGGAATTGGGATTAGGAAGAGAATTCCACATAAGCTTGGGAAGAACTGTGTTCTTTAATCATAATGACAGTAACCACTTTCATTCACTTCTTCCTATGCTGCAACACAAGCTTAATCATCAAACGAG GTATTGGATTGATTTTAGTAAGTGGGAGGTTTTTGTTAATGACCAACGTACTCGTACTTTCTTGTCCTTAGAAGTTACTTCTACTGGTTTGGCAGAG ATAAAAAAGCAAATTGAAGCAGTCAATGAAGTTTATAAGTTTCATGGTCTTCCTGAATATTATGAG GATCCACAGCCTCATATATCCTTAGCTTGGATAATGGGTGACTATAGCAACTTCTTAAAGAAAGTGATTCAAAAGGAATGGAGATTATTTAATGGAGGGTCAAATAAAAATTGCATATTTACAAGTAGATTTAATGGTATTGCTTGCAAAATTGGTAATAAAACCTACCAAATATGTAAATATGAAGACATGTAA
- the LOC115722504 gene encoding double-stranded RNA-binding protein 4 isoform X2, producing MYKSKLQELCQKNHWTLPTYTSTKQGLDHNPSFSATVVVNGQSFHTSASSKSSKEAQNDAARVAFNHFSPTDDPLLPPIPNASSFPQPYFLSSSIGAITDVETIHGVGLGQTFQQTPQEDDKTSSSVNPQTIGSTTFLVSQNKFRDVQHVYKSHLQMYTQKNKLIAPSYTSEREGPPHASRFKCRVTVDGKIFESPEFHSTLKEAEHAAAKVALMSLSPDVVQKDDATFHKNLLQELVQRKGLHLPTYSTERFGEPHCPVFVSTVEIEGKRFSGEKEKTKKLAETSAAKAAYIALKEGKSSVGLPILSSSQQVHEAQNLLSPCSKSNVSVNVTTDMRTNLSSTTIPVQAEDQTGREGGLSLSDINGGTQDTISSDSSESKTKTESSSSSSSSSPSVSNNHTKFVVDLSVEPNDTCIKPSPDRIILSCKKVTIYPATKPIPAGSTLFNLSDENWVAFSAPESTS from the exons aTGTACAAGTCGAAACTACAGGAATTATGCCAGAAGAACCATTGGACTCTTCCAACGTACACATCCACCAAGCAAGGCCTTGATCACAACCCAAGCTTCTCCGCTACTGTCGTTGTCAATGGCCAATCATTCCACACCTCCGCTTCTTCCAAATCCTCCAAAGAAGCCCAAAACGACGCTGCTAGGGTTGCCTTCAACCATTTCTCTCCCACCGATGATCCTCTGCTTCCTCCTATTCCCAACGCTTCCTCTTTCCCTCAACCCTACTTCCTCTCCTCCTCCATCG GTGCAATTACTGATGTAGAAACTATACATGGAGTTGGGCTAGGGCAGACCTTTCAGCAAACACCTCAGGAAGATGACAAAACATCATCGAGTGTCAATCCTCAAACCATTGGAAGTACAACATTTCTTGTCAGTCAAAATAAATTTAGAG ATGTGCAACATGTGTACAAGAGTCATCTGCAAATGTACACTCAGAAAAATAAGCTTATTGCTCCTTCATACACTTCTGAGCGGGAAGGTCCGCCACATGCTAGTCGATTTAAGTGTAGAGTAACAGTTGATGGAAAAATATTCGAGTCACCGGAATTTCACTCTACCTTAAAAGAGGCTGAACATGCAGCTGCAAAAGTTGCTTTGATGTCATTGTCTCCTGATGTGGTTCAAAAG GATGATGCTACCTTCCACAAGAATCTCTTGCAAGAACTGGTTCAGAGAAAAGGTCTCCATCTACCAACATATAGCACGGAAAGATTTGGTGAACCTCATTGCCCGGTTTTTGTTTCAACCGTTGAGATAGAAGGAAAGCGTTTCAGTGGAGAAAAAGAGAAAACGAAAAAGTTAGCTGAAACAAGTGCAGCGAAGGCTGCATACATTGCTTTGAAAGAGG GTAAATCGAGTGTGGGTCTTCCCATTCTGTCTTCTTCCCAACAAGTACATGAAGCTCAAAATCTATTATCTCCCTGCTCAAAATCTAATGTTTCAGTTAATGTCACGACTGATATGCGGACGAACTTAAGTTCCACTACAATCCCTGTGCAAGCTGAAGATCAGACAG GTAGAGAAGGAGGTTTGTCTTTGTCCGACATAAATGGTGGCACACAGGATACGATCTCGTCTGATTCTTCTGAATCGAAAACGAAAACTgaatcatcttcatcttcatcttcatcttcaccTTCTGTTTCTAATAATCATACTAAGTTTGTTGTGGATTTAAGCGTTGAGCCAAATGACACGTGCATTAAGCCCTCGCCCGACCGGATTATCTTATCCTGTAAAAAGGTCACCATTTATCCTGCAACAAAACCAATTCCTGCTGGAAGCACTCTGTTTAATCTTAGTGATGAGAATTGGGTTGCTTTCTCTGCTCCAGAATCAACGAGTTAA
- the LOC115722506 gene encoding pentatricopeptide repeat-containing protein At2g20540: MSTRILENSFVPALTNCTNLKELKKIHAHVVKFSLSQSNFLVTKMVDFCEKISEVEYASLLFGKVIQRNVFLFNAMIKVYTHSYKYDLALVLYKEMVRDINPKNPIFPDRFTFPFVIKSCGGLLCINLGRQIHCQVCKFGPNSHSIICNGLMDMYIKFDTLRDAQKVFDEMCERDLITWNSLISGYARMGKMKRARELFNEMGPNKSIVSWTALISGYTKIGCYSDALGVFMEMQKLGINFDEICVVSVLPVCAQLGAFEIGKWIHIYSEKKGFLKSSICVCNAIIEMYAKCGCIDIALKLFHQMTEKDVISWSTMIGGLAHNGEACKAIELFRDMERSKVKPNGITLLGLLSACVHGGFWSEGLSFFESMTRDYHLDIEIEHYGCVVDLLGRSGRLDQALETIRKMPMKPNSKIWGSLLSCCKVHGNLEVAYVAMEHLLELEPSDVGNYVLISNVFADNGRWESVSNVRKLITNSNMKKIPGCSLVEESS; this comes from the coding sequence ATGTCAACGAGAATATTGGAAAATTCATTCGTGCCCGCGTTGACAAACTGTACGAacttgaaggaattgaagaaaATCCATGCCCATGTAGTCAAATTCTCGCTATCGCAGAGCAATTTCTTGGTTACAAAAATGGTAgatttttgtgaaaaaatttCAGAAGTTGAGTACGCGAGTTTGTTATTCGGAAAAGTGATTCAACGAAACGTTTTTTTGTTTAACGCAATGATCAAAGTCTATACACATAGCTACAAGTACGATCTAGCTTTGGTTCTCTACAAGGAAATGGTCAGagatataaaccctaaaaatcCCATTTTTCCTGACAGGTTCACTTTCCCATTTGTGATCAAATCTTGTGGAGGATTGCTCTGTATCAATTTGGGTAGACAAATTCATTGCCAAGTTTGTAAATTTGGGCCAAATTCCCATTCAATCATTTGCAATGGTTTAATGGATATGTatataaagtttgatacttTAAGAGATGCACAAAAGGTGTTTGATGAAATGTGTGAAAGAGATTTAATCACTTGGAATAGTTTAATTTCAGGTTATGCTAGAATGGGAAAGATGAAAAGGGCAAGAGAGTTGTTCAATGAAATGGGTCCCAACAAGAGTATTGTCTCTTGGACTGCATTGATTTCTGGGTACACAAAGATTGGATGTTACTCTGATGCATTGGGTGTTTTCATGGAAATGCAGAAATTGGGTATTAATTTTGATGAGATTTGTGTTGTTTCTGTTTTGCCAGTTTGTGCTCAGCTTGGTGCTTTTGAGATTGGGAAATGGATTCATATTTATTCAGAGAAAAAGGGATTTTTGAAGAGTTCAATTTGTGTTTGTAATGCCATAATTGAAATGTATGCAAAATGTGGTTGTATTGATATTGCATTGAAGTTATTTCATCAAATGACTGAAAAAGATGTCATTTCATGGAGTACTATGATAGGTGGTTTGGCACATAATGGTGAGGCTTGTAAAGCAATTGAACTCTTTAGAGACATGGAAAGGTCAAAAGTTAAGCCTAATGGTATCACACTTCTAGGACTTCTTTCGGCTTGTGTTCATGGTGGGTTTTGGAGTGAAGGATTGAGCTTTTTCGAATCAATGACTAGAGATTATCATTTAGACATCGAAATCGAGCATTATGGTTGTGTTGTTGATCTTTTAGGTCGCTCGGGGCGCCTCGATCAAGCACTTGAAACGATAAGGAAAATGCCAATGAAGCCGAATTCTAAGATTTGGGGTTCTTTGTTAAGTTGTTGCAAGGTTCATGGTAATCTTGAGGTTGCTTATGTTGCCATGGAACATCTTTTGGAGCTTGAACCAAGTGATGTAGGGAATTATGTGTTGATTTCGAATGTTTTTGCAGATAATGGAAGGTGGGAAAGTGTTTCAAATGTTAGGAAGCTAATAACAAATAGTAATATGAAGAAAATTCCAGGTTGTAGTTTGGTTGAAGAGTCTTCTTGA
- the LOC115722503 gene encoding putative pentatricopeptide repeat-containing protein At3g15130, whose translation MNQRQILANFLRNCSKRKLLDKGFQAHAALMKMGFGSDLMLSNDLIDMYGKCSRTGLAYKVFEKMSERNEVSWTSLMCVYLQNGNAQKCLSVFNQMLGVSNSKPNEFTFSTSLKASGILGVAEYGMQIHELCVKSGFDLAIVVGNSVMDMYAKCGRVKDAAKVFDEMPFRNLITWNAMISGYTLEGNGEKALVLFREMQESEVPDEHTYTSTLKACSGLGAIQQGNQIHGSLITRGLTFPCQIQATIAGALVDLYVKCGRLFDARKVFEQIEEKNIISWSSLILGYAQEGNVEEAMELFRQLRGSINHEIDGFVLSSLMGVFADFALVEQGKQIHALATKIPSGLDVSVANSILDMYLKCGSIDESKRFFDEMVTKNVVSWTVMITGFGKHGLGMEAVSLFNKMQLENVEPDGVAYLAVLSACSHSGLIEQGQELFSRMRRDRRVKPRVEHYACIVDLLGRAGQLKEAKNLIENMPLKPNTGIWQTLLSTCRVHGDVELGREVGEILMRLDGDNTVNYVMLSNILADAGCWKECERLRQVVKRKGLKKEAGRSWVEIEKEVHFFYNGDDSHPLIEQIHEALKEMEKRMRAEMGYIPGLRFALHDVEDESKEESLRMHSEKLAIGLALVRGGLEEDEDEKKKKKTIRIFKNLRVCGDCHVFIKGLSKVLKVVFLVRDANRFHKFEDGICSCGDYW comes from the coding sequence ATGAATCAAAGGCAGATTTTGGCTAACTTTCTTAGGAATTGTTCGAAGAGAAAGTTACTCGATAAAGGGTTTCAGGCTCACGCGGCGTTGATGAAGATGGGATTTGGGTCTGACTTAATGCTGAGCAATGATCTCATAGATATGTACGGAAAATGTAGTAGAACTGGTTTGGCCTATAAAGTGTTTGAGAAAATGTCTGAAAGAAATGAAGTGTCTTGGACTTCTCTAATGTGTGTTTACTTACAAAATGGAAATGCCCAGAAATGTTTATCTGTCTTTAATCAAATGTTGGGAGTTTCGAATTCTAAACCGAACGAGTTCACTTTCTCGACGAGTCTTAAGGCGTCGGGGATTTTGGGTGTTGCTGAGTATGGTATGCAGATTCATGAGTTGTGTGTCAAATCTGGTTTTGATTTGGCTATTGTGGTGGGGAATTCTGTAATGGATATGTATGCTAAATGTGGAAGAGTTAAAGATGCAGCGAAGGTGTTTGATGAAATGCCTTTTCGGAATCTTATAACATGGAATGCAATGATTAGTGGCTACACACTTGAAGGGAATGGTGAAAAGGCTTTGGTTTTGTTTAGGGAAATGCAGGAGAGTGAAGTTCCTGATGAGCATACCTATACTAGTACACTTAAGGCTTGTAGTGGTCTTGGGGCAATTCAGCAAGGAAATCAAATTCATGGTAGCTTAATCACAAGAGGTTTAACTTTCCCATGTCAAATTCAGGCCACCATTGCTGGTGCTTTAGTTGATCTCTATGTAAAATGTGGACGATTATTCGATGCTCGGAAAGTGTTTGagcaaattgaagagaagaacaTTATATCATGGAGTTCATTGATTCTTGGTTATGCTCAAGAAGGAAATGTAGAAGAGGCAATGGAGTTGTTTAGGCAGTTAAGAGGAAGCATAAACCATGAAATAGATGGATTTGTTCTCTCAAGTCTTATGGGAGTTTTCGCTGATTTTGCACTTGTGGAACAAGGCAAGCAAATCCATGCTCTTGCTACTAAAATCCCATCTGGTTTAGACGTATCAGTAGCCAATTCGATTCTAGATATGTATCTCAAGTGTGGTTCTATAGATGAATCAAAAAGATTTTTCGATGAAATGGTTACGAAGAATGTTGTTTCGTGGACTGTTATGATCACAGGCTTCGGAAAACATGGTCTTGGAATGGAAGCAGTAAGTTTGTTCAACAAAATGCAACTCGAAAATGTAGAGCCTGATGGGGTAGCTTACTTGGCTGTGCTCTCAGCTTGCAGCCACTCGGGACTTATCGAACAAGGCCAAGAGTTATTTTCAAGAATGCGTCGTGACAGAAGAGTTAAACCAAGAGTAGAGCATTATGCTTGCATAGTTGATCTCCTTGGCCGGGCTGGACAATTGAAAGAAGCGAAGAATCTCATCGAGAACATGCCTTTAAAACCAAACACAGGGATATGGCAAACATTGCTTAGTACTTGCAGAGTTCATGGAGATGTGGAGTTAGGTAGAGAGGTTGGTGAGATACTAATGAGATTGGATGGTGATAACACAGTCAACTATGTTATGTTATCGAACATCTTAGCCGACGCAGGCTGCTGGAAAGAATGTGAGAGATTAAGACAAGTGGTGAAGAGAAAGGGATTGAAGAAAGAGGCGGGGCGTAGTTGGGTGGAGATCGAAAAAGAGGTTCACTTTTTCTACAATGGAGATGATTCTCACCCACTTATAGAACAGATTCATGAAGCTTTGAAGGAAATGGAGAAGAGAATGAGAGCTGAAATGGGATACATCCCCGGATTGAGATTTGCATTACATGATGTAGAAGACGAGTCTAAGGAAGAGAGCTTGCGAATGCACAGCGAGAAGCTGGCAATCGGGTTAGCATTGGTTCGTGGTGGATTGGAAGAGGATGAggatgagaagaagaagaagaaaacgatTCGAATTTTCAAGAACTTGAGAGTATGTGGGGATTGTCATGTGTTCATTAAGGGGTTGTCAAAGGTTTTGAAGGTGGTGTTTTTGGTAAGAGATGCAAATAGGTTTCACAAGTTTGAAGATGGCATTTGCTCTTGTGGAGATTATTGGTGA
- the LOC115722523 gene encoding 5-methyltetrahydropteroyltriglutamate--homocysteine methyltransferase 1, with protein sequence MASHIVGYPRMGPKRELKFALESFWDGKSSAEDLKKVAADLRASIWKQMSAEGIKYIPSNTFSCYDQVLDTTALLGAVPSRYGWNGGEIEFDTYFSMARGNASVPAMEMTKWFDTNYHFIVPELGPDVKFSYSSHKAVNEYKEAKALGVDTVPVLVGPVSYLLLSKPAKGVEKNFSTLSLLSKILPIYKEVISELKAAGATTIQFDEPTLVKDLEAHKLNAFTEAYAELESAVSGLNVIVVSYFADLPAEAYKTLTSLKGVTGFGFDLVRGAKTIDLIKADFPKGKYLFAGVVDGRNIWANDLASSLATLESLESIVGKDKLVVSTSCSLLHTAVDLVNETKLDAEIKSWLAFAAQKVVEVNALAKALAGQKDEAFFSANAAAQASRKSSPRVNNEAVQKAAAALKTSDHRRATNVSARLDAQQKKLNLPILPTTTIGSFPQTVELRRVRREYKAKKISEEEYVTAIKAEIKKVVDLQEDLDIDVLVHGEPERNDMVEYFGEQLSGFAFTVNGWVQSYGSRCVKPPIIYGDVSRPNPMTVFWSSTAQSMTKRPMKGMLTGPVTILNWSFVRNDQPRFETCYQIALAIKDEVEDLEKAGVTVIQIDEAALREGLPLRKSEEAFYLDWAVHSFRITNSGVQDTTQIHTHMCYSNFNDIIHSIIDMDADVITIENSRSDEKLLSVFREGVKYGAGIGPGVYDIHSPRIPSTEEIADRINKMLAVLETNILWVNPDCGLKTRKYTEVKPALKNMVDAAKLLRTQLASTK encoded by the exons ATGGCTTCCCATATTGTTGGATACCCTCGTATGGGTCCCAAGAGAGAGCTCAAGTTTGCTTTGGAATCATTCTGGGATGGTAAGAGCAGTGCTGAGGATTTGAAAAAGGTTGCTGCTGATCTCAGAGCATCAATCTGGAAGCAAATGTCTGCTGAGGGTATCAAGTACATTCCCAGCAACACTTTCAGTTGTTACGATCAAGTTCTTGACACCACCGCTCTCCTTGGTGCTGTTCCATCTAGATATGGCTGGAATGGTGGAGAGATTGAGTTTGATACTTATTTCTCCATGGCCAGAGGAAATGCCTCTGTCCCAGCTATGGAAATGACCAAGTGGTTTGACACCAACTA CCATTTCATTGTCCCTGAATTGGGCCCTGATGTCAAATTCTCTTACTCTTCTCACAAGGCTGTGAACGAGTACAAGGAAGCTAAGGCG CTCGGTGTTGACACCGTTCCCGTCCTTGTTGGCCCCGTGTCATACTTGTTGTTGTCCAAGCCTGCAAAGGGTGTTGAGAAGAACTTCTCAACTCTCTCCCTTCTCAGCAAAATCCTTCCAATCTACAA GGAAGTTATTTCTGAGCTTAAGGCAGCTGGTGCTACCACTATTCAGTTTGATGAGCCCACACTTGTGAAGGATCTTGAAGCTCACAAGTTGAATGCATTCACTGAAGCCTATGCTGAACTTGAATCAGCTGTTTCTGGTTTGAATGTTATTGTTGTGAGTTACTTTGCTGATCTTCCAGCTGAGGCATACAAGACCCTTACCTCATTGAAGGGAGTTACCggatttggatttgatttggttCGTGGAGCTAAGACCATTGACTTGATTAAGGCTGATTTCCCCAAGGGCAAATACCTTTTTGCTGGAGTTGTTGATGGAAGGAACATCTGGGCTAATGATTTGGCCTCTTCTCTTGCCACATTGGAATCTCTTGAGAGCATTGTTGGCAAAG ATAAACTTGTTGTCTCCACCTCTTGCTCGCTTCTTCACACCGCTGTTGACCTAGTCAACGAGACCAAGCTAGATGCTGAAATTAAGTCTTGGTTGGCTTTTGCTGCTCAAAAGGTTGTTGAGGTTAATGCCTTGGCCAAGGCTTTGGCTGGTCAGAAGGATGAGGCGTTTTTCTCCGCCAATGCTGCTGCTCAGGCTTCACGAAAATCCTCCCCAAGAGTCAACAATGAGGCTGTCCAAAAGGCT GCTGCTGCTTTGAAGACCTCTGACCACCGCCGTGCAACTAATGTGAGTGCCAGACTTGATGCTCAACAGAAGAAGCTCAACCTTCCAATCCTCCCAACCACCACCATTGGATCATTCCCCCAAACCGTTGAACTTAGAAGGGTGCGTCGTGAGTACAAGGCCAAGAA GATTTCCGAGGAAGAATATGTTACCGCCATCAAGGCTGAAATCAAGAAGGTTGTCGACCTCCAAGAGGATCTTGACATCGATGTCTTGGTTCACGGTGAACCAGAG AGGAACGATATGGTTGAGTACTTCGGAGAACAATTGTCAGGATTTGCCTTCACCGTCAATGGATGGGTGCAATCCTATGGATCTCGTTGTGTGAAGCCCCCAATCATCTACGGTGATGTCAGCCGCCCCAACCCAATGACCGTCTTCTGGTCTTCCACCGCACAGAGCATGACTAAGCGCCCAATGAAGGGTATGCTTACCGGTCCAGTCACCATTCTTAACTGGTCCTTTGTCCGTAATGACCAACCACG ATTTGAAACTTGCTACCAGATTGCTTTGGCTATCAAGGATGAAGTCGAGGATCTCGAGAAGGCTGGAGTCACTGTCATCCAAATTGATGAGGCTGCTTTGAGAGAAGGTTTGCCACTAAGGAAATCAGAGGAAGCTTTCTACTTGGACTGGGCTGTCCACTCCTTCAGAATCACCAACAGCGGTGTCCAGGACACTACACAG ATCCACACTCACATGTGTTACTCCAACTTCAACGACATCATCCACTCCATCATCGACATGGATGCTGATGTGATCACCATTGAGAACTCGCGTTCTGATGAGAAGCTTCTGTCTGTCTTCCGTGAGGGAGTTAAGTACGGTGCTGGCATTGGCCCCGGTGTGTATGACATCCACTCTCCAAGAATTCCATCAACCGAGGAGATTGCTGACAGGATCAACAAGATGCTTGCTGTCCTCGAAACCAACATCTTGTGGGTTAACCCCGACTGTGGTCTTAAGACTCGTAAGTACACCGAGGTTAAGCCCGCTCTCAAGAACATGGTTGACGCCGCCAAGCTCCTCCGTACCCAGCTTGCCAGCACCAAGTGA